A part of Misgurnus anguillicaudatus chromosome 6, ASM2758022v2, whole genome shotgun sequence genomic DNA contains:
- the ppm1h gene encoding protein phosphatase 1H codes for MCVSKVCWYLYCARVECAFPRSQDTRVCEHTHTHTPSIHTHTHAHTMITRVRSAVSSIIGGIMASSSGGEESLADLPLRFPYSRPDFLALSPDEVECSADHISRPIVILKDTKLPWTTGYAEVINAGKSALNEDQACCEVVELRKRPADPSSPNYTPTSRRRSSLPGADILETVENAELKELNFHYWGLFDGHGGFGAAIFASKFLHLHIEEQLQEVLEILQNPSLQPPTCLGEETTLHHLHPAAACSQRGLSRAASLRGAAGAPGSPNTMAPRFFMEKKIKQESLVVGAIENAFKEMDVHIGRERSVYSISGGCTALVVMHLLEKLYVANAGDSRALIIRGGEIIPMSNSFTPESERQRLQFLAHLQPSLLGNDFTHLEFPRRVTKKEVGKRMLYRDFTMNGWAYKTVQEDDLKFPLIYGEGKKARVLATIGITRGLGDHDLKVHDSDIFIKPFLSCTPEVKVYNLSQYEHGADDVMVLATDGLWDVLSNQEVAEAVSGFLGNCDPDDQHRYTMAAQDLIMKARGVLRDRGWRIAGDRLGSGDDISVFIIPLMHSNKQTQLS; via the exons ATGTGTGTGTCCAAGGTGTGTTGGTATCTTTATTGCGCCCGCGTCGAGTGCGCGTTTCCGCGCAGCCAAGACACGCGGGTGTgtgaacacacgcacacacacaccccctccatacacacacacacgcacgcacacaccatGATCACACGCGTGAGATCGGCGGTCTCCAGCATCATCGGCGGCATCATGGCCTCGAGCTCCGGTGGTGAGGAGAGTCTCGCGGATCTGCCTCTCCGGTTTCCGTACAGCAGGCCGGATTTCCTCGCGCTGTCGCCGGATGAGGTTGAATGCTCGGCGGATCACATCTCAAGACCCATCGTCATCCTAAAGGACACGAAGCTGCCCTGGACCACCGGATACGCCGA AGTGATCAATGCAGGTAAAAGTGCATTGAATGAAGACCAAGCATGTTGTGAAGTGGTGGAGCTCAGAAAAAGACCTGCAGACCCATCGAGCCCCAATTACACTCCAACCAGCAGGAGGCGCTCCTCCCTGCCCGGTGCTGATATATTGGAGACCGTCGAGAACGCA GAGCTCAAAGAGCTGAACTTCCACTACTGGGGTCTGTTCGACGGTCACGGAGGTTTCGGCGCTGCTATTTTTGCTTCCAAATTCCTCCACCTTCACATCGAGGAGCAGCTCCAAGAGGTGCTGGAAATCTTGCAAAACCCATCACTACAACCACCCACCTGTCTGGGAGAGGAGACCACCTTACATCACCTTCACCCAGCTGCCGCCTGCTCTCAGCGAGGCCTGTCTAGGGCCGCATCTCTCCGTGGGGCCGCCGGGGCCCCGGGGTCTCCAAACACAATGGCTCCACGCTTCTTCATGGAGAAGAAAATTAAACAGGAGAGTCTGGTGGTGGGAGCTATTGAGAACGCATTTAAAGAGATG GATGTACATATAGGCCGAGAGAGATCTGTGTATTCGATCTCGGGTGGATGTACAGCTCTTGTGGTGATGCATTTACTGGAGAAACTGTATGTGGCCAACGCAGGTGACAGCAG GGCTCTCATCATACGTGGTGGAGAGATTATTCCCATGTCCAACTCTTTTACTCCGGAGTCGGAACGTCAGAGACTTCAGTTCCTG GCTCATCTTCAGCCGTCTCTGTTAGGAAATGACTTCACACATTTAGAGTTCCCTCGAAGAGTCACAAAGAAAGAAGTTGGGAAGAGGATGTTATACAGAGACTTCACTATGAACGGATG GGCATATAAAACAGTCCAGGAAGACGATCTGAAGTTTCCACTCATATATGGAGAAGGAAAAAAG GCTCGGGTTCTGGCCACTATCGGCATCACGCGCGGTCTCGGTGATCACGACTTGAAGGTTCACGACTCAGACATCTTCATCAAACCGTTCCTCTCCTGTACTCCAGAG GTGAAGGTCTATAACCTCTCTCAGTATGAACATGGCGCTGATGATGTCATGGTCTTGGCTACAGATGGCCTTTGGGATGTTCTCTCCAATCAGGAAGTGGCAGAGGCCGTCTCTGGTTTCCTTGGAAACTGTGACCCTGATGACCAACACAG GTACACCATGGCAGCACAGGACCTTATCATGAAGGCCAGGGGCGTCTTGAGAGACCGAGGCTGGAGAATAGCTGGAGACAGACTGGGCTCTGGAGACGACATCTCGGTCTTCATAATCCCTCTGATGCACAGCAATAAGCAAACCCAACTGAGCTGA